The stretch of DNA TCGCCTTGGCCGCTATCAGACACATCAACCCGATCGGACCGGCTCCGAATATAATAACCTTATTTCCTAGTCGAATATCAGCCCAACGACAAGCATAGATTTCTACTGACAGTGGTTCCAGCATGGCACCTTCTTCCATGGTCAGATGGTCTGGCAATTTGAAGCAGCAGTCCGCGTACTGTGCATAGTAGTTGGAGCAGTTTCCGTCATGTTTCTGTGTGGTGCAATGCTTCCCATCCAAACAAACATTGTACTTTCCATTTTTGCAGAGATCACAACTTCTGCAACCAGCCGCTGGCTCGATTGCCGACCGATCACCTATTTTCAAATGAGTCACGTGCCTACCCACTTTTCGAACCACTCCGGACGATTCATGACCCAGCACGATCGGCTTGTTAAGTATTTGGGCACCGAAGCCGCCCTCTTTGAGGAAATGAATATCGGTACCGCAGATTCCGCAGCAATCAACCTCGAGAAGCACCTCGTTGAACGCCGGCTCAGGGATTGGACGTTCTTCCAAACGTAAATCATTCGGACCGTAAACTACGGCGGTGTAAGATTGAGATAAGAATGTTCACGAAGTAAACAATCTCGAATGAGTAGAATGCCGGAACAAATAACGATAACGGCACGAATGCATTTGAACATGCATGATGCATGCATGCGTCGCAATGTAAGCGATAACGCTTTCATGCATAATATGTTTACGCGGGCGAACCACAGCGTTATCGTTCGTTGTCGTATTGTCGCTCGGTCATATCTGTTGGACGAAAGACGGATGGAATGCTATCGCAAACCCCTCTTTTCTTCTTGTGGACTATCTCGCAACCACAGAACGTTTTCTTATCTCATTCTCGATAACAGCTTTAGATTTAGACTTAGAATTGTATATATAAACTGTAAATTCGGTTAATAAAGtaagttctagttctagttttGCCTAGAAAGGTGTTGTTCATTCTGCACATTCCGAAAGGCCCCTTCAGTCGTGCAATCCCAGACTTGTGATAGAACTCCGAATGAGGTACTTCTTGATCAAGCTTTGAGATCCACAAAAGACTAAGAGGTGTTAATTGACAGTTAGCGTGGAATAAACCTTCTATCCTTCTCGGAAGATCCACAAGTGCAGGCTAACAGGCGACCAGGTTTAGCTTCGATGCCATCCTACTAAAGGCTAGCCATGGTGAATGTCCTGTGCTTATATAGTTGTTATGTTATTGAGTCTGATTACGATCTGACCCCGTATTCGTTATATTAACACCTTATCTGTTTGGGATGAGCATGCAGCAAATTCCAATTTCATAGAATGTATTTTCGCTATAATAATTTATTGACCGTGTCGCACCATAATAATTACCGAATACTATCGAATATTCTTGTAAACATAAAGTCCATTATTTACTTAGGTTTTATGGCGCCATTATGGCACACGTTCACTCAGTCGTGAAATTTAGCAAAATAATCAGATAATTCGATAAGTATCTGAATAGCATGCCTATGTGTCATTAGAGTATATTGAATTCAGCTGAGCAGATCTATCGATTGCACATCAACTGTATAGTCGCATACACAGCTGCATGCGTTATTCGAGGCGATTGCGAGTGGTTTATTTAACCCATATCAACGTTTGAAAGTCATCATTCActagcagtcgagcagtgatcGCAGTGAGGAAAAGTTCTTGAACTACTAATCAATGGCGAGAAAAACAAACGTTGGGGCCGTGATACATGGTGTTGAAGATTTGCGGGTGGTAGGATATCCTGTGAGACACATATTGTACGTGATCAAATGATGTTTTGGGTTCTCCCGCAGGAACAAGTCCCGATACCGTCTCCGCGCGAAAATGAAGTTCTGCTGCAGATGGATTGCGTCGGAATTTGTGGATCGGACGTTCATGTTCTAACTCACGGTGGTTTTGGGCAGTATAAACTGCACCAGCCGATGGTCATCGGACACGAATCGTCGGGAGTTGTCATAGGGGTTGGAAGGAGCGTCAAACATCTAAAGGTGGGCGATCGAGTAGCGTTGGAGCCCGCGATCGGATGTAAGGTGTGCAAACTTTGTAAAGCTGGTCGATATAACCTATGTCCGGACGGAATTTATAGTGCGAGTCCTCCGGTACACGGAACACTCCAAAACTACTACACTCACCCCGAAGATTGCTGCTTCAAGCTACCTCCACATGTCACGATGGAGGAAGGAGCGTTACTAGAACCGTTGGCTGTGGGAGTCCACAGCTGCCGTATCGCGGGAGTCGGATTAGGATCAAATGTGCTGGTTTTTGGTGCAGGGGCAATCGGAATGGTTACGGTTATGGTGGCGAAAGCAATGGGGGCCGGTAAAGTTTGTGTCCTAGATTTAGTTGCGAGTAAGCTGGAACTAGCTAAATCGGTTGGGGCAGATTGCACGCTGTTAGTCAAGAAAGGCGATAAAGAAGAGGACACTGTGAAAAAGATTCATCAATTGCTGGGAGCAGCCCCGGATATCTCGATCGAATGCACCGGAGCGGAATCATGTGTTCGTCTGGGTATATTGGCGACGGAGCTTGGAGGCGTGCTCACCTTGGTAGGTATCGGACCTACAAACATGAATCTCCCGATAACGATAGCGCTGGTTCGTGAGGTAGAAATTCGATCTGCCTTTCGGTATGCCAACGCCTATCCGGCAGCACTAGCCATGGTGGCTAATGGAACCATCGACGTCACAAAGTTGATCACACATCATTTCGATCTTAGAGAATCGGTCGAAGCATTCAAAACGGCACGCTACGGGCTGGATGGAGCAATTAAAGTCATGATCCATTGTCAGGGTCGGAATATGAACAATCCCATTAAGAAGATTTGATGACTAGTTGTTATTGCGTGTGAAGATGTAAtgataaaatataatataataaaaatgtatgtCATGTTATTATGACATACAGTTAAAGTAATTTCAGTTGGTTTACGATGAATGACAGTAATTGTTATTGCGTTGAACATTCGCTTTTCTTTGATGTGCTGCCCGCTTAGTCTGAGAGTTAGTGATTAAGTTTGTTGTGGCTGTGAAACGTTACTGTTGTAATATAGATGAGATGATATGCATCATCATTCTGAATGTAATGAtttaacaattagtttcagtagCAAATATGAATCTGTTGACGGAATGTAAGTTATACATAACATGGTGATCATTCACTTTCTATGTAATTTTCCATTAAATAACAGTTATGAGCGCTGTACTTCAGTTCCCTATTCGAATGAGACTCAAATGTTATGCGTCTGGAATACCTCAAAGCTGAAACTATTTGTGCGAATATTTTTATATCAGAAGTGAAGGGAATCGTTAGTTTCGATATGACAGCCAAAAAGCTGAATACTGTTAAATTAATATCCCTTTGGAAGGTAATTTTGATCAACTTTAAAGaacaattttgatattttgtttcATTAGTAGAGGAATATAGTCGACTtattttaacacgttgagtcccgcATTGTTCGCAAAAGTGAATAGTcggaaattcgactagaaagtagtgaCATATTGTAACACATTCGTAAACAAaccatatatttttatattttccaattttgaagCTGTCAGTCccgacccagcaaacattaaatcgtactTTTGCACTTGCTAGGtcgcatataaattcgtatcaaaatacaatcgtataaaatatgaataaaaggGCGCATCATGTGTATTCGAAATCGTATAAAACGCAAAGACACGAATTTCTATAGCATTGATGGATTCAGTCGTATATCGGTGTAACGATCATCCTAGTATCGCTATATGCAGTATTATATACGCATATTCTATTCATTTTGTATAGCATTGTCGCATATCAGTGTAAAAAGCATCGTATATGGtaatatacggctttatatgcgtataaAATAAAGCATATAcgcatatcgcctccactttgggtgtatatgcatcatatatcatccaaATGTGTTTTGATATCGTTTGTATATCGTTTCCAATTATGGCTATTCGTACGATTAATTGTTTGCTGGAGATGATTAACGATTTTCTAACAAATAGCCCTAGGaacgctgggctcaacgtgctaatatttccacatatttgacccatttattttatacttttttgCGGGTTTCCTATTTGTGTTGAGGGGTTGATGTctagtttagaaatttgaaacctatgaaaatcctattatttaccgagctatagccattttagtgatgcggtttcTAACCTGatgcggccataacaattaccttcaaatgcgtttttctcgaaactggcATCGTGTACGCCAGTCAAGTTctgctgaaccgatttatgtcgaatttatatgaatactatCTGTGAGCATC from Toxorhynchites rutilus septentrionalis strain SRP chromosome 3, ASM2978413v1, whole genome shotgun sequence encodes:
- the LOC129779516 gene encoding sorbitol dehydrogenase-like, translating into MARKTNVGAVIHGVEDLRVEQVPIPSPRENEVLLQMDCVGICGSDVHVLTHGGFGQYKLHQPMVIGHESSGVVIGVGRSVKHLKVGDRVALEPAIGCKVCKLCKAGRYNLCPDGIYSASPPVHGTLQNYYTHPEDCCFKLPPHVTMEEGALLEPLAVGVHSCRIAGVGLGSNVLVFGAGAIGMVTVMVAKAMGAGKVCVLDLVASKLELAKSVGADCTLLVKKGDKEEDTVKKIHQLLGAAPDISIECTGAESCVRLGILATELGGVLTLVGIGPTNMNLPITIALVREVEIRSAFRYANAYPAALAMVANGTIDVTKLITHHFDLRESVEAFKTARYGLDGAIKVMIHCQGRNMNNPIKKI
- the LOC129774528 gene encoding LOW QUALITY PROTEIN: sorbitol dehydrogenase-like (The sequence of the model RefSeq protein was modified relative to this genomic sequence to represent the inferred CDS: inserted 1 base in 1 codon), giving the protein YTAVVYGPNDLRLEERPIPEPAFNEVLLEVDCCGICGTDIHFLKEGGFGAQILNKPIVLGHESSGVVRKVGRHVTHLKIGDRSAIEPAAGCRSCDLCKNGKYNVCLDGKHCTTQKHDGNCSNYYAQYADCCFKLPDHLTMEEGAMLEPLSVEIYACRWADIRLGNKVIIFGAGPIGLMCLIAAKAMGXTRTVVLDLCRVKHRLNLTLKFGAGGVIAIQSDDKEDNLIRRIHEILGGPADRVLECTGSQPGMRISIKGTRNAGRICLVGLGNDDVELPMVDAVSREIEITTAMRFKHDFPAALEIVSSGYVDIKPLASHHFDLEDVHEAFRVACQGEGNKVLIHIVPRDTNNKNKGCVTSNCITEKTL